The Acidimicrobiales bacterium sequence CGGTCGACGGCCTCGGGGGCCAGCCGGCCGGTGGCGGCGACGCCCTGGCCGAGGCGGGTGATGCGCATGAGCCGCTCGACGGGCTCGACCTCCCCGCCCGAGGTGACCCGGCCGACGAGGAGACGGGTGGAGTTGGTGCCGCAGTCGATGGCGGCGACGAGGTCGCTCACCGCTCCCCCAGCCGCTCGGCCACCCAGGCGCCGACCGGGTCGTCGCCGCCGGCCAGCCACCAGGCGTAGTGGGCGTGCAGGCACTTGACCCCCCTGGCCGTGCCGCCCACGCCGCCCGACGGGCGGGGGCCGGCGTGGCCGGCGGGCAGGGCGGCGTCGCGCTCGGCGGCGTAGCGGGCGTGCGCGGCGGCGACGGCCTCGGGGTCGACGGCCGCCTCGGCCGCCTTCACCCCGCCGGCCGACTCCAGCCGGCTGACGGCGAGGGCGGTCGGGCCGAGGAGCCAGTAGCGGGTGGGCATGGGCGTCCCGTCGTCGAGGAGGGGGGCGTTGCGGATGACGACCGGCCGGCCGCCCGCGTCGCGGACGACGACGTCGAAGTCGCCCTGCGGCGCCCGGCCCAGCAGCTCGGCGACGGCCGCCCGATCGGCGGTCACCGCCGCGAGCGCCACCGCCACCAGGCGAGGAGCACGAGGGCGGTGCCGACGGCGGCGGCGATCCTCCGGGTGGGCGCCGGCGCCGAGGCGACGAGGTCGACGGGGCGGGGCGCGTGCTGGTCGGACGGGGTGGCGGACGCGTCGCGGAGGCCCCCGCCGGTCGCGGTCGCGTCGGCGGTGGTGTCCGCCGTCTCGGGGGCCGGCGCCGCCGCGGCGGCCTCGCCGTCGGGCGAGGCGTCGGCCGGCGACGGCTCGACGGGCTCGGGCACGGGCGCCGACACGGGCTCGGCCGCGTCAGGGGCGGGGGCGGTGGGCTCCGGGGCGGGCGTGGCGATCACGTCGCCGGCGTCTGGCGTGGCGGCGGCCGGCTCGGGGGCGGGCGCCGACACGGGCTCGGCGACCACGTCGGCCGCGTCGGGGGCGGTGCCGGCCGGGTCCGGGGCGGGCGCGGCGATCACGTCGCCCGCATCCGGGCTCGTGGCGGCCGGCTCGGGGGCGGGCGCCGGCACGCGCTCGGCGACGACGTCCGGGGCGTCCGCCGCCGTCGCCTCGACCTCGCCCGGGGTCCCGCGCTCGTCCGCCGGGTCGGTGGGCTCGGTGCCGCTCATGGACGCCGACGGTACCCCCGCTCCGGCGGCCGTCAACCCGGCCGGGGGTGGGGCGTCCGCACCGTCACCCCGCCGAGCACGGCGACGGCCCGCACCTCGACCACCGGGCCGCCGGCCGCGGGGGCCGACGGCCGCACCCGCCACGTCCTCGCCCCGAGCACGGCGACGCCGCCGAGCTCGACGGCGACCCCCTCGGGCACCACGACCTCGACCCCGCCGAGCACGGCGACGACCCGGAGGCGGAGGTCGGGCCCGTCGAGGACGGCGTCGACGAGGTCGACCTCGGCGCCGCCGGCCACGGCCACCACCCGCACGTCCCTCGCCGGCCGCCACCGCCCGCGCAGCCGGGCCATGCCGGCCACGGCGACGACCCGTCGGCGCACCGGCCGGGTCGACGGCGCCGGCAGGTCGGCGACCACGGCGGCGAGGTCGGTGCCCGTCCGCGCCGCCCACGCGTCGCCGACGCGGTCGGCGAACTCGTCGAGGGAGAGCCGGCCGTCGGCGCACGCCGTGCGGAGGCGGGCGACGGTCGCGTCCCGGTCGGCGTCGGCGACCAGCGGCGCGGGGTCCGCCATGGGGCCAGGTTACGGTGCCGGCCATGGATCTCGGGATCGCAGGGCGCCGGGCGGCGGTCGCTGCGTCGTCGGCCGGCCTCGGGCTCGCGGCGGCGCGGGCGCTGGCGGCCGAGGGCGTGCGGGTGGCGCTGTGCAGCCGCGACCGGGCGAGGGTCGAGGAGGCGGCGGCGAGCGTCGGCGCCGACGCGGTGGCGATCGTCGCCGACGTCAGCCGGCCGGAAGGGGCGGTCTCGTTCGTGGAGCAGGCCGTCGACGCCCTCGACGGGGTCGACATCCTCGTCACCAACGCGGGCGGACCGCCGCCCGGCGGGTTCTCGGGCACGCCGTTCGAGCGCTACCAGCCGGCCCTCGAGCTCAACCTCCTGTCGGTCGTCGCCATGTGCTCGGCCGCCGTGCCGTCCATGCGGGCCCGCCGGTGGGGCCGGGTGGTGGCGATCACGTCGATCGCCGTGCGCCAGCCGATGCCCGACCTCATCCTCTCGAACACGGCCAGGGCCGGCGCCACCGGCTTCC is a genomic window containing:
- a CDS encoding DUF501 domain-containing protein, which codes for MTADRAAVAELLGRAPQGDFDVVVRDAGGRPVVIRNAPLLDDGTPMPTRYWLLGPTALAVSRLESAGGVKAAEAAVDPEAVAAAHARYAAERDAALPAGHAGPRPSGGVGGTARGVKCLHAHYAWWLAGGDDPVGAWVAERLGER
- a CDS encoding DUF1707 domain-containing protein, with the protein product MADPAPLVADADRDATVARLRTACADGRLSLDEFADRVGDAWAARTGTDLAAVVADLPAPSTRPVRRRVVAVAGMARLRGRWRPARDVRVVAVAGGAEVDLVDAVLDGPDLRLRVVAVLGGVEVVVPEGVAVELGGVAVLGARTWRVRPSAPAAGGPVVEVRAVAVLGGVTVRTPHPRPG
- a CDS encoding SDR family oxidoreductase, translated to MDLGIAGRRAAVAASSAGLGLAAARALAAEGVRVALCSRDRARVEEAAASVGADAVAIVADVSRPEGAVSFVEQAVDALDGVDILVTNAGGPPPGGFSGTPFERYQPALELNLLSVVAMCSAAVPSMRARRWGRVVAITSIAVRQPMPDLILSNTARAGATGFLKTLSREVAGDGVTVNSVQPGLHATDRLTQLHGGDLEGVARSIPAGSVGDPADFGAVVAFLCSEQARFLTGAAVPVDGGAYAGLL